One genomic segment of Rhizobium gallicum bv. gallicum R602sp includes these proteins:
- the infB gene encoding translation initiation factor IF-2, with amino-acid sequence MTDSNDDKTLGAKKTLTLKPSGISQGTVRQDMGRGRTKAVVVETRKRRPMRPEDDRPTTPAPAPRAAEPAPAATQAPAPRIQQPGGQPPRAQQPASQAPRQQDRPRPVVLNHLSPEEMDARRRALALAQVRDAEDAVRRAEEEKRRAAEEAVRREAEAAEAARRAAEEAARPSAPVEEAPAPQAVEVQAEAPAPAPPAVRRPETPAPTSARPAPAGVAPAVRGRRPEGEEEERGSPRGAPARGRVVRPEPAKPVTTRPKTEEERRRGKLTITTANVDDDGNARGRSLSAMRRRQEKFRRSQMQETREKISREVILPETITIQELSQRMSERAVDVIKFLMKEGQMMKPGDVIDADLAELIAGEFGHTVKRVSESDVELGIFNVTDEGGEQVSRPPVVTIMGHVDHGKTSLLDAIRHANVVAGEAGGITQHIGAYQVEQNGQKITFIDTPGHAAFTAMRARGAQATDIAVLVVAADDSVMPQTIESINHAKAAGVPIIVAINKVDKPTANAQKVRTELLQHEVFVESMGGEVLDVEVSAKNGTNLDKLLEAILLQSEILDLKANPDRTAEGTVIEAQLDRGRGSVATVLVQKGTLRPGQIIVAGDVWGRVRALVDDKGNHVKEAGPATPVEVLGLSGTPQAGDKFAVVENEARAREISEYRQRLARDKAAARHSGQRGSLEQMMSQLQTAGVKEFPLVVKGDVQGSIEAIAGALDKLGTDEVRARIVHSAAGGITESDISLAEASGAAIIGFNVRANAQARTLAERQGIEIRYYNIIYDLVDDVKAAMSGLLSPERRETFLGNAEILEVFNITKVGKVAGCRVTEGKVERGVGVRLIRDNVVIHEGKLKTLKRFKDEVSEVHSGQECGMAFENYEDIRAGDTIECFRVEHITRTL; translated from the coding sequence ATGACAGATAGCAATGACGACAAGACGCTTGGAGCAAAGAAGACGCTTACCCTGAAGCCATCGGGGATAAGCCAAGGCACCGTGCGCCAGGATATGGGCCGTGGCCGCACCAAGGCGGTCGTTGTCGAGACGCGCAAGCGGCGCCCGATGCGCCCCGAAGACGATCGCCCGACCACGCCGGCTCCAGCGCCCCGCGCGGCAGAACCCGCTCCGGCGGCAACGCAGGCGCCTGCACCTCGCATCCAACAGCCGGGCGGCCAGCCGCCGCGTGCCCAGCAACCGGCTTCGCAGGCTCCTCGCCAGCAGGACCGCCCGCGTCCGGTCGTCCTGAACCATCTTTCGCCTGAGGAAATGGACGCCAGACGGCGCGCGCTAGCGCTGGCCCAGGTCCGTGATGCAGAAGATGCAGTCCGCCGGGCTGAAGAAGAAAAGCGCCGTGCAGCCGAAGAAGCCGTCCGCCGCGAAGCGGAAGCAGCCGAAGCAGCCCGACGTGCAGCCGAAGAGGCCGCCCGTCCTTCTGCACCGGTCGAGGAGGCTCCTGCGCCTCAAGCAGTTGAGGTCCAGGCGGAGGCTCCGGCCCCGGCGCCGCCGGCCGTGCGCCGTCCCGAGACTCCGGCGCCGACTTCTGCACGTCCGGCTCCGGCTGGGGTTGCTCCCGCAGTCCGTGGCCGCCGTCCGGAAGGCGAGGAGGAAGAGCGCGGATCTCCTCGTGGGGCTCCTGCCCGTGGCAGGGTCGTTCGTCCGGAACCGGCAAAGCCGGTGACGACGCGTCCGAAGACGGAAGAGGAGCGCCGCCGCGGCAAGCTGACGATCACGACGGCAAATGTCGATGACGACGGCAATGCGCGCGGCCGTTCGCTTTCCGCTATGCGTCGCCGCCAGGAGAAGTTCCGCCGCAGCCAGATGCAGGAAACGCGCGAGAAGATTTCCCGCGAAGTCATTCTGCCGGAAACCATCACCATTCAGGAACTGTCGCAGCGCATGTCCGAACGCGCCGTCGACGTCATCAAGTTCCTGATGAAGGAAGGCCAGATGATGAAGCCAGGCGACGTTATCGACGCTGATCTGGCAGAACTCATCGCTGGCGAATTCGGTCACACCGTCAAGCGTGTTTCTGAATCCGACGTCGAACTCGGCATCTTCAATGTCACGGATGAAGGCGGCGAACAGGTCTCGCGTCCGCCGGTCGTCACCATCATGGGTCACGTCGATCACGGCAAAACCTCGCTGCTCGACGCCATCCGCCATGCGAACGTGGTTGCCGGCGAAGCCGGCGGCATTACGCAGCATATCGGCGCTTATCAGGTGGAACAGAACGGTCAGAAGATCACCTTCATCGACACCCCCGGCCACGCCGCCTTTACGGCAATGCGTGCACGTGGTGCCCAGGCGACTGATATTGCCGTTCTCGTCGTCGCTGCCGACGATAGCGTGATGCCGCAGACGATCGAATCGATCAACCATGCCAAGGCGGCAGGCGTTCCGATCATCGTTGCGATCAACAAGGTCGACAAGCCGACGGCCAATGCCCAGAAGGTTCGCACCGAACTTCTGCAGCACGAGGTCTTCGTCGAGTCCATGGGCGGTGAGGTTCTCGACGTCGAGGTTTCGGCGAAGAACGGCACCAACCTCGACAAGCTGCTCGAGGCGATCCTGCTGCAGTCGGAAATCCTAGATCTGAAGGCCAACCCGGACCGCACCGCGGAAGGCACAGTCATCGAAGCTCAGCTTGATCGCGGTCGCGGTTCGGTTGCGACGGTCCTCGTTCAGAAAGGCACGCTGCGTCCCGGCCAGATTATCGTCGCTGGTGATGTCTGGGGCCGTGTGCGCGCCCTCGTCGATGACAAGGGCAACCATGTCAAGGAAGCGGGCCCGGCCACTCCGGTCGAGGTTCTGGGTCTCTCAGGCACACCGCAGGCGGGCGACAAGTTCGCCGTTGTCGAAAACGAAGCTCGCGCCCGCGAGATTTCCGAGTACCGTCAGCGGCTTGCCCGCGACAAGGCTGCTGCCCGCCATTCGGGCCAGCGCGGCTCGCTGGAACAGATGATGAGCCAGCTTCAGACGGCTGGCGTCAAGGAGTTCCCGCTGGTCGTCAAGGGCGACGTGCAGGGCTCGATCGAGGCGATCGCCGGTGCGCTCGACAAGCTGGGAACCGACGAAGTTCGCGCTCGCATCGTGCATTCTGCGGCTGGTGGCATCACTGAGTCGGATATCTCCCTTGCGGAAGCGTCCGGTGCTGCAATCATCGGCTTCAACGTTCGTGCGAATGCGCAGGCGCGTACGCTCGCAGAGCGTCAGGGCATAGAAATCCGGTACTACAACATCATCTACGATCTCGTGGATGACGTTAAGGCAGCGATGTCCGGCTTGCTCTCTCCGGAGCGGCGCGAAACCTTCCTCGGCAATGCCGAGATCCTCGAGGTGTTCAACATCACGAAGGTCGGAAAGGTCGCGGGTTGCCGCGTTACCGAAGGCAAGGTCGAGCGTGGCGTCGGCGTCCGCCTTATCCGCGACAACGTCGTCATCCACGAAGGCAAGCTCAAGACACTCAAGCGCTTCAAGGATGAAGTCTCGGAAGTGCATTCCGGCCAGGAATGCGGTATGGCCTTCGAGAATTACGAAGACATCCGCGCGGGCGACACGATCGAATGCTTCCGCGTCGAGCACATCACCCGCACGCTCTGA
- the rbfA gene encoding 30S ribosome-binding factor RbfA, with the protein MATKPTSSAPSQRMLRVGEQVRAAITQVLQRGEVRDDVIEKTVISISEVRMSPDLKIATAYVTPLGISDHGAVIDALNRNAKYIRGRLGPQLRQMKYMPEVRFRDDTSFDNYKKIDELLRSPEVQRDLDGDTEEQ; encoded by the coding sequence ATGGCAACAAAACCCACATCCTCGGCACCTTCGCAACGCATGCTACGCGTCGGCGAACAAGTGCGTGCCGCGATCACGCAGGTCCTCCAGCGTGGCGAAGTGCGCGATGACGTGATCGAAAAGACCGTCATTTCGATCTCTGAAGTCCGCATGTCTCCGGACCTGAAGATCGCGACAGCCTACGTGACGCCGCTTGGCATTTCCGATCACGGCGCAGTCATCGATGCGCTGAACCGCAACGCAAAATACATCCGCGGCCGTCTCGGCCCACAGCTTCGGCAGATGAAATACATGCCGGAGGTCCGTTTCCGCGACGATACGAGCTTCGACAACTACAAGAAGATCGATGAATTGCTGCGCTCGCCCGAAGTCCAGCGCGACCTCGACGGCGACACTGAAGAACAATAG
- the truB gene encoding tRNA pseudouridine(55) synthase TruB, with translation MSKPRKPKGRPVSGWLILDKPIDFGSTEAVSKIKWLFKAQKCGHAGTLDPLASGMLPIALGDATKTVPYVMDGRKIYEFKVTWGEERATDDLEGEVTRSSNQRPTEEQIRNLLPKYTGVISQVPPQFSAIKIAGERAYDLARDGETVEIPSREVEIFRLTLLACPDENTAHFEVECGKGTYVRALARDFGRELGCYGHISGLRRTFVAPFGEDSMVPLASLVALETLEDMDERLAALDALLIDTSEALSSLPHLAVNDDQAHRLRMGNPILVRGRDAPVAESEAYATARGKLIAIGEIGQGEFRPKRVFV, from the coding sequence ATGTCCAAACCACGCAAACCCAAAGGCCGCCCGGTTTCCGGCTGGCTGATCCTCGACAAGCCCATTGATTTCGGTTCGACGGAGGCGGTCTCCAAGATCAAGTGGCTCTTCAAGGCGCAGAAATGCGGTCATGCCGGCACCCTCGACCCGCTGGCGTCTGGAATGCTGCCGATTGCGCTGGGCGATGCGACGAAGACTGTTCCCTATGTCATGGACGGCCGCAAGATATACGAATTCAAAGTGACCTGGGGGGAGGAGCGCGCAACCGACGACCTCGAAGGCGAGGTGACTCGGAGTTCCAACCAGCGCCCCACAGAGGAGCAGATCCGCAATCTGCTTCCGAAATACACCGGTGTCATCAGCCAGGTGCCGCCGCAGTTTTCCGCGATCAAGATCGCCGGCGAGCGCGCATATGACCTGGCGCGCGACGGCGAGACCGTCGAGATTCCTTCCCGTGAAGTCGAGATTTTCCGCCTGACGCTGCTTGCATGCCCGGATGAGAATACCGCGCATTTCGAAGTCGAGTGCGGCAAGGGCACGTATGTACGCGCGCTAGCTCGCGATTTCGGCCGCGAGCTCGGCTGCTACGGCCATATCTCCGGGCTACGCCGGACCTTCGTGGCACCTTTTGGCGAAGACAGTATGGTGCCGCTCGCAAGCCTCGTCGCGCTTGAGACACTTGAAGACATGGACGAGCGTCTTGCCGCGCTCGACGCCCTGCTGATCGATACCAGCGAAGCCTTGTCCTCGCTGCCACACCTTGCCGTCAACGACGATCAGGCACATCGCCTGAGGATGGGCAATCCCATCTTGGTGCGTGGCCGTGATGCACCCGTTGCCGAAAGCGAAGCCTATGCGACGGCACGCGGAAAGCTCATCGCGATCGGCGAGATCGGTCAGGGAGAGTTCCGCCCGAAGCGCGTCTTCGTTTAA
- the rpsO gene encoding 30S ribosomal protein S15, whose translation MSITAERKTALIKEYATFEGDTGSPEVQVAILTERINNLTEHFKGHKKDNHSRRGLLTMVSSRRSLLDYLKKKNEGRYTKLITSLGIRR comes from the coding sequence ATGTCGATTACAGCTGAGCGCAAGACGGCTCTCATCAAGGAATACGCAACGTTCGAAGGCGACACCGGTTCTCCGGAAGTTCAGGTTGCGATCCTGACCGAGCGTATCAACAACCTGACGGAACACTTCAAGGGTCACAAGAAGGATAACCATTCCCGCCGTGGCCTGCTGACGATGGTTTCGAGCCGCCGCTCGCTTCTTGACTATCTCAAGAAGAAGAACGAGGGCCGCTACACCAAGCTGATCACCAGCCTGGGTATTCGCCGCTAA
- the pnp gene encoding polyribonucleotide nucleotidyltransferase, with the protein MFDTHTVEIEWAGRPLKLETGKIARQADGAVLATYGETVVLATVVSAKAPKPGQDFFPLTVNYQEKTYAAGKIPGGYFKREGRPSENETLVSRLIDRPIRPLFPEGYKNDTQVVVTVIQHDLENNPDILSMIATSAALTLSGIPFMGPVGGARVGYINGEYVLNPHLDEMDESSLDLVVAGTHDAVLMVESEAKELPEDVMLGAVMFGHKGFQPVLEAIIKLAEVAAKEPRDFAPEDYSTLESEMLGLAEAELREAYKITQKADRYAAVDAVKAKVKEHFLPAEGEAEYTAEEVGAIFKHLQAKIVRWNILDTKSRIDGRDLATVRPIVAEVGLLPRTHGSALFTRGETQAIVVATLGTGEDEQYVDSLTGMYKENFMLHYNFPPYSVGETGRMGSPGRREIGHGKLAWRAIHPMLPSVEQFPYTLRVVSEITESNGSSSMATVCGTSLALMDAGVPLAKPVAGIAMGLIKEDERFAVLSDILGDEDHLGDMDFKVAGTEAGITSLQMDIKIHGITEEIMQIALDQAKGGRLHILGEMAKAISESRGQLGEFAPRIEVMNIPVDKIREVIGSGGKVIREIVEKTGAKINIEDDGTVKIASSSGKEIEAARKWIHSIVAEPEIGQIYEGTVVKTADFGAFVNFFGARDGLVHISQLASERVAKTQDVVKEGQKVWVKLLGFDERGKVRLSMKVVDQTTGQELPAAEKKKEEAAE; encoded by the coding sequence ATGTTCGATACCCATACCGTGGAAATCGAGTGGGCTGGCCGCCCGCTGAAGCTCGAAACTGGCAAGATCGCCCGTCAGGCTGATGGTGCCGTTCTCGCGACTTACGGCGAAACCGTGGTTCTTGCCACCGTCGTTTCCGCCAAGGCGCCGAAGCCAGGCCAGGACTTCTTTCCGCTCACCGTCAACTACCAGGAAAAGACCTACGCGGCCGGCAAGATCCCCGGCGGCTATTTCAAGCGCGAAGGCCGTCCGAGCGAAAACGAAACCCTCGTTTCCCGCCTGATCGACCGCCCGATCCGTCCGCTCTTCCCTGAAGGCTACAAGAACGACACGCAGGTCGTCGTCACTGTCATCCAGCATGACCTGGAGAACAACCCGGACATCCTATCGATGATCGCGACCTCGGCTGCCCTGACGCTCTCCGGCATTCCCTTTATGGGTCCGGTCGGCGGCGCGCGCGTCGGATATATCAATGGCGAATACGTCCTGAACCCGCATCTCGACGAAATGGACGAATCGAGCCTCGATCTCGTCGTCGCCGGCACGCATGACGCCGTCCTGATGGTCGAATCTGAAGCCAAGGAGCTTCCGGAAGACGTCATGCTCGGCGCCGTCATGTTCGGCCACAAGGGCTTCCAGCCGGTTCTCGAAGCGATCATCAAGCTCGCTGAAGTTGCCGCCAAGGAGCCTCGCGATTTTGCACCGGAAGACTATTCCACTCTCGAAAGCGAAATGCTTGGCCTTGCAGAAGCCGAACTTCGCGAAGCCTACAAGATCACCCAGAAGGCTGATCGCTACGCCGCTGTCGATGCGGTCAAGGCGAAGGTGAAGGAACACTTCCTGCCGGCAGAAGGCGAAGCCGAATATACGGCCGAAGAGGTCGGCGCGATTTTCAAGCACCTGCAGGCAAAGATCGTTCGCTGGAACATTCTCGACACCAAGAGCCGCATCGACGGCCGCGATCTCGCGACTGTTCGCCCGATCGTCGCCGAAGTCGGCCTGCTTCCGCGCACGCACGGTTCGGCTCTTTTCACCCGCGGTGAAACGCAGGCGATCGTCGTTGCCACGCTCGGAACCGGCGAAGATGAGCAGTACGTCGATTCCTTGACGGGTATGTACAAGGAAAACTTCATGCTGCACTACAACTTCCCGCCCTACTCGGTCGGTGAAACGGGCCGCATGGGTTCCCCGGGCCGCCGCGAGATCGGCCATGGCAAGCTTGCATGGCGCGCCATCCACCCGATGCTGCCGTCGGTTGAGCAGTTCCCCTATACGCTCCGCGTCGTCTCGGAAATCACCGAGTCCAATGGTTCCTCCTCGATGGCAACCGTCTGCGGTACGTCGCTGGCGCTGATGGATGCAGGCGTTCCGCTCGCAAAGCCGGTCGCCGGTATCGCCATGGGCCTGATCAAGGAGGACGAGCGCTTCGCCGTTCTTTCCGACATTCTCGGCGATGAAGACCATCTCGGCGACATGGACTTCAAGGTTGCCGGCACGGAGGCAGGCATCACCTCGCTGCAGATGGACATCAAGATCCACGGCATCACCGAAGAGATCATGCAGATCGCTTTGGATCAGGCGAAGGGTGGCCGTCTGCACATCCTCGGCGAGATGGCGAAAGCCATTTCCGAAAGCCGCGGCCAGCTCGGCGAATTCGCTCCGCGCATCGAAGTCATGAACATCCCGGTCGACAAGATCCGTGAAGTCATCGGCTCCGGCGGCAAGGTCATTCGCGAAATCGTCGAAAAGACGGGCGCGAAGATCAACATCGAAGACGACGGCACCGTCAAGATCGCATCGTCGTCCGGCAAGGAAATAGAAGCGGCCCGCAAGTGGATCCACTCGATCGTCGCCGAGCCGGAGATTGGCCAGATCTACGAAGGCACGGTCGTCAAGACCGCTGACTTCGGCGCTTTCGTCAATTTCTTCGGCGCCCGTGATGGTCTCGTCCATATTTCGCAACTGGCTTCCGAGCGCGTTGCCAAGACGCAGGACGTCGTCAAGGAAGGTCAGAAGGTCTGGGTCAAGCTCCTCGGCTTCGATGAGCGCGGCAAGGTCCGCCTGTCGATGAAGGTCGTCGACCAGACGACTGGCCAGGAACTCCCGGCTGCCGAAAAGAAGAAGGAGGAGGCGGCTGAGTAA
- a CDS encoding class I SAM-dependent methyltransferase, whose translation MSRETLKTLLHPFASGTIDPPGEDSRVLFLGAEAGFLLPEGFAASLSAVQGFRPLYRQLLSQRIEASPEIEGEDYDVALVLCTKHKGENEANIAAALSRLKVGGLIVVAGGKEDGIQPLRKHLEGFGLDIKHMPKYHGVAFWFTRPKDVSEAVSKFAKSPVRVDGRFNASAGMFSHDRIDDGSELLASRLPTNFTGDAADFGAGWGYLSVELAEKSPNLERLDLYEANYAALEAAKANLAQNCPNAPARFFWHDLAAEPVKDKYDLIVMNPPFHEGHAAEPSLGQAMIKTAASALRGGGRLMLVANRGLPYESVLAVNFKESGETCRNARFKVLWAKK comes from the coding sequence ATGAGCCGCGAAACGCTGAAGACCCTGCTGCATCCCTTTGCGAGCGGTACCATTGATCCGCCGGGCGAGGATTCGCGCGTGCTGTTCCTGGGTGCGGAAGCAGGCTTTTTGCTACCGGAGGGCTTTGCCGCATCCCTCAGCGCCGTACAGGGCTTCCGGCCGCTCTACAGGCAGCTTCTGTCGCAGCGCATCGAAGCATCGCCTGAGATCGAGGGCGAAGATTATGATGTGGCGCTCGTGCTTTGCACGAAGCACAAAGGCGAGAACGAAGCGAATATCGCTGCAGCACTTTCCCGCTTGAAGGTCGGTGGCTTGATCGTCGTTGCCGGTGGCAAGGAAGACGGCATCCAGCCGCTGCGCAAGCATCTGGAAGGCTTCGGCCTCGATATCAAGCACATGCCGAAATATCACGGTGTTGCATTCTGGTTTACGCGGCCGAAGGACGTCAGCGAAGCTGTTTCGAAATTCGCCAAGTCACCGGTGCGCGTCGACGGACGCTTCAATGCTTCAGCCGGCATGTTCTCGCATGACCGCATCGATGACGGCTCGGAGTTGCTCGCCTCGCGCCTTCCGACAAATTTCACCGGCGACGCAGCCGATTTCGGCGCAGGCTGGGGCTATCTCTCGGTCGAGCTTGCGGAGAAATCGCCGAACCTCGAGCGCCTCGACCTCTACGAGGCCAACTACGCGGCTTTGGAGGCCGCCAAGGCCAATCTGGCGCAGAACTGCCCGAATGCACCGGCACGCTTCTTCTGGCACGATCTGGCGGCCGAACCGGTCAAGGACAAGTACGATCTGATCGTCATGAACCCGCCCTTTCATGAAGGACACGCGGCGGAGCCTTCGCTCGGCCAAGCAATGATCAAGACGGCTGCATCGGCGCTACGCGGTGGCGGCCGTCTGATGCTCGTCGCCAATCGCGGTTTGCCCTACGAGTCGGTGCTTGCTGTAAATTTCAAGGAAAGCGGCGAAACCTGCCGAAACGCGCGTTTCAAAGTGCTGTGGGCAAAGAAATAA